The segment TCGCTCCTCGTGACTGGGGGCGCTGAGCGCCGCCCGTATTACTTGATCGCGGCGGTGATGGTCACGACGTCGCGGGTTTCGACCATGTCGACCCACTGGCCGGCATTGGCCTGGGACTGGCGCTTGACATAGACGTAGGGCGTGTCGCTCCACAGATCGACCGAGCCGACCTGGTTGTCGAGGACGAGGTCGCCACGATCGGTGCGCACGACCAGCACGGCATGGCCTTCGCCATTAAGCTGCTTGACCACCGAGATCAGCAGGGCGCTGGCCGGCCAGCCGGCATTGATGAGGTGGCGGCGCTTTTCGAGGACATAGTCTTCGCAATCGCCATAGCCGTTGGGATAGGTCCAGAATTCTTCGGTCTGGTAGAGATCCTGATCGGTGACCGGGGTCACGGTCTGGTTCACATAGGCATTGATGTTGAGCAGTTCACCCCAGAGGCGCTCGTCGAGCGAGACGGCTTCAACGATATTCTTGTTGGGACCGCATTCCTGGGGACGGGTCTTGCAGAATTCGAGGTGGCCCACCGGAATGGAGGTGGGGGCGGTGCCGGCCTGGATATAGGCGACATTGGTGAAGTCCAGAGCCTGGACCGGGGCTGCGATGGCGGTGAGAGCGAGGATCGCTCCGATCAGCGCCTTGCGCAGGCCCTTGTTGTTCGATGACATTGTGTAGTCTCCCTGATGGAGACGACACTAGGGAGGGCCGATTAGGGGCCTCGGAAAAACAAGACGCAGTTTTTATGCGAATTGTATCGATCGGATTCGGGTTGAATTAACCATGCAGGTCAGGGGCTTGGCCGAATTGGTTCAGCGCTGGATTCCGCCGAGTAGGCTCTCGTAGAGAGCGTCGTCCTGGCCGGCGCCCTTGCGGCATTGTTTCGAGCCGATGTGGATGGCGGCGATATCGGCAAGGTCTGGCGATGCGTAAGCGAAGGCTTTCTCCGCGACCTGGCCCGGGTCCATGTGCCAGTTCTGGTGATGGACGAGGACGTTGCGGCCGGCGCTATCGACGGCGAGGGCGGTGACGCAGACGTAGTCGTCATCGGTCGGTGCGCGGTTGGTGAGGCGCTGGGACAGCTGGAGCTGGCCACGGGTGAGATCGAAGGAGATGGCGAGGTCGACCCACTGGTCGCGCTTCCAGTCCCATTTCTGATGGTAGAGGGGACAGGCAATGATGCTGCCGTCGCTGGCGCATTGGCTGAGCTTGATCTGCTGCCAGGCGTAGTCGGTCCAGTCGCTGCGACCGTCGGCGAGAGCGGGGGTGGCGAGGAGAAGGGGGAGGACGGCGAGGGAGCGGAGGGGCACGGCGAAGGTGAGTCCTTGTGGGGTACCCCCACCTATCCTCCCCCTGAAAAGGGGGAGGGACCAATCGAGTTTGTGGGGCGTCTGGGCCATTCGGGCGTAGCCCTCATGGCCTAGTCACCTAAAATCGCTCCACTGGAGCGATTTTGCCTTCGGCACGGCGCCTAGTTCATTCTGAGATTTTGCTGGATGACCGTCAGCATTTCTTGTGCCGAGGCGAATTCGACGGCGACGCCGTTCTGGAAGTGGCGGACGACGCGGGCGCGCATGCGGCCCAGGGTGACCGGGGTGCCCATGGCCGGGCGAACGTCGAGCTCGATGGCGGCGCCCGAGAGCGAGATGTCGATGATCTTGCAATTGTAGCGGCGGCCATCGTCGAGGACGACGGTGGAATGGCGAATGTCGGGGACGACGCGTTCGTGGCGGCGATCCTCGGGGAGGTTCAGCACGTCCTTGTTGGCCAGCCAGGTGAGCTGGGCTGCCATCTTGTCGCGTTTGCGCGGGGAGGCGGCGATATCCATGATGAAGCCGCCCTCGACCTGCTTGAGGATGGTACCTTCGATGCGGCCGACGTGGTCGATATAGGCGATCACGCGTTCGCCATCCTGGCCGGTGACCGGCACGATGACCAGGGCGTCGCCGGGCGACATTTCAAGAATCTGGCAGGGGAATTCGCGGCGGTCGGCCAGCATGTAACGGCCAAGCACCGAAACATGGACGCGCTGGAACTTGCCCTCCTCCGCACGCGTGCGGGCAGGGGCGATAAACTGCTGCGAGGGGAGGTCGTCACTCAGCATTCGCCGAACCGCCAAAGACTTTAATTACTTTGGCAGGCTAGCTTGTCTTAGTTAACGCAAAGTGTTTCTGCGGTGCGATCCGCGCAGTTCACCTGTGCGCAGATCGGCAGAATTTGTTTAGAATGCAGGGCCGTCAGTAGTTCTACTGACGACCGCCATCGATGACGGCGAGGTGGGCGTAGCGACGCGCGCTACGGCCATAGACGACAGCCGGAATGCCCGAGGTCAGGCTGGCGCCTGCGGTGAAGCCGACATCATTGACGACATTGGCTTCGACTTCGCGAACGGAGTCCTGCATGGCGATGTCGTCGGGCCAGATCAGGCGCAGGCCGGTGATGCGCTGTTCCATGATCGGCTGCACGCCGAGCCAATAGGGCTCTTCGAGGGCCGTCATGGCGCCGAGCAGACGCGTATGGGTCGAGCCATTGTGGCGCAGCGGCATGAGAATGGTCTCGAAGCTCACCTTGGTGTGCAGCGCGGTGGTGCCCTGGAAGGTGACGAGCGCGACGGCGTGATCTTCGGTCACGGCGCGGAGCAGGGTTTCCATGGCGTCATTGTCGCGCTGGTGCCAGAGCGCCGAGAAAGAGCGGCCCTTGAGTTCGCGGCAGTAGGAGGTGCAGAGATGGCTGCCAGCGAGGCGGAAGGCGAACTTGTCGCTTTCGTCCAGTTCGAGGATGAACGTATTGGCCAGGGCTTCGCGAATACGGGTCGGATCGATGTCCTTGCGATCGGGCGCGCTGCGCGAACCGCGGATGGAATTCCAGTATTCGTAGAGCGTCCTGGTGCTTGGCTTTTGCATTGTTCTCTCGACCCGCTAAACAGTAACGGACGCTCCCCCCATGGAGCGCATCCGCCGCAGGCAGACATTGTCAAAAGTGGCGGCCAAAAGCGCTCTTAAAGGTTAAGTAAGGTTAACGCGGCGGGGGCCATGTGGATAAGAAGAGCGTGAGGCGCAGGGCGCCTGCGTAGTCGGAGTGAAGTGATGCGTGAACAAGGCGAGACGCCCGTAAATCCTGCGCCGGAGGGGCGAGAGCCGATTTTCCTTTTGCCAGGCGCAGTTACCGCGATGATCGGGGTTTTCGTCGCCGTTCACCTCGCATCAACCCTGGTTCTTAACCAGGAGGGTTACTTCCAGCTGATCTTCTGGTTCGCGTTCCAGCCGCTCAGAATCGTGGCGGCGCCGGAGGATTGGTCGCTGGCGGTGCCGCTGATCTGGACGCCGTTCAGCCACGCCTTCCTGCATGGCGGATGGGAGCATCTGCTGATCAATTCGGCATGGTTCGCGATCTTTGCGACGCCGGTGGCGCGACGCTACGGGGCAGGGCCGATGCTGGCGATTTT is part of the uncultured Devosia sp. genome and harbors:
- a CDS encoding transglutaminase-like cysteine peptidase, which translates into the protein MSSNNKGLRKALIGAILALTAIAAPVQALDFTNVAYIQAGTAPTSIPVGHLEFCKTRPQECGPNKNIVEAVSLDERLWGELLNINAYVNQTVTPVTDQDLYQTEEFWTYPNGYGDCEDYVLEKRRHLINAGWPASALLISVVKQLNGEGHAVLVVRTDRGDLVLDNQVGSVDLWSDTPYVYVKRQSQANAGQWVDMVETRDVVTITAAIK
- a CDS encoding PilZ domain-containing protein, producing MLSDDLPSQQFIAPARTRAEEGKFQRVHVSVLGRYMLADRREFPCQILEMSPGDALVIVPVTGQDGERVIAYIDHVGRIEGTILKQVEGGFIMDIAASPRKRDKMAAQLTWLANKDVLNLPEDRRHERVVPDIRHSTVVLDDGRRYNCKIIDISLSGAAIELDVRPAMGTPVTLGRMRARVVRHFQNGVAVEFASAQEMLTVIQQNLRMN
- a CDS encoding PAS domain-containing protein — its product is MQKPSTRTLYEYWNSIRGSRSAPDRKDIDPTRIREALANTFILELDESDKFAFRLAGSHLCTSYCRELKGRSFSALWHQRDNDAMETLLRAVTEDHAVALVTFQGTTALHTKVSFETILMPLRHNGSTHTRLLGAMTALEEPYWLGVQPIMEQRITGLRLIWPDDIAMQDSVREVEANVVNDVGFTAGASLTSGIPAVVYGRSARRYAHLAVIDGGRQ